In a genomic window of Phragmites australis chromosome 14, lpPhrAust1.1, whole genome shotgun sequence:
- the LOC133890099 gene encoding probable polyribonucleotide nucleotidyltransferase 1, chloroplastic → MLASPAALHLLLPAPPPPHYHHLAFALPHPAPPLHVSLQRAGAACSRRARRRAPRHGSARASAAVAAETSDSGPAKFSVRIPVGDREILVETGHIGRQASASVMVTDGETILYCSVCLSDTPNDPADFFPLSVHYQERLSAAGRTSGGFFKREGKAKDHEVLVCRLIDRPLRPTMPKGFYHETQILSWVFSYDGIHSPDCLAITAAGIAVALSEIPNKETIAGVRIGLINDQFVINPTTEQMERSELDLMMAGTDSAILMIEGYCDFLTEAKLLQAVETGQVAIREICKAVDVLVQNCGKKKMVDAIDLPPPELYRHVEDISGDELVKALQIKEKIPRRKALSTLEEKVITILSEQGYVSKDGSSVATESLADIVEDEDEDEVIVDGEVDEGDVHIKPVSRKPPRQLFSEVDVKLVFKEVSSKFLRRRIVEGGKRSDGRSPWELRPINSQCGLLPRAHGSALFTRGETQSLAVVTLGDYQMAQRIDNLVDTEESKSFYLQYSFPPSCVGEVGRIGAPSRREIGHGMLAERSLEQILPPEEDFPYTIRVESTITESNGSSSMASVCGGCLALQDAGVPIKFPVAGIAMGLVLDTQEFGGDGSPLILSDITGAEDASGDMDLKVAGNENGITAFQMDIKVVGITLPVMEQALLQARDGRQHILNEMSKCSPLPSKALSPHAPLIHVMKVKPSKVNLIIGSGGKTIKSIIEETGVDAIDTGDDGTVKITARDLSSLEKSKTIIANLTMVPKVGEIYRNCEIKSIAPYGAFVEIAPGREGLCHISELSSSWLAKAEDAYKVGDRIDVKLIEINDKGQLRLSCRALLPDANPESNSKQQTSGSTKEKAPQKDDLIKMTTRRPRRKKQSESEASAAENATTTTLEKSTAAPASSQGSETAKK, encoded by the exons ATGCTCGCGTCCCCCGCCGcactccacctcctcctcccggcgccgccgccgccgcactaCCACCACCTCGCGTTCGCGCTTCCGCACCCCGCGCCGCCGCTCCACGTATCGCTCCAGCGCGCCGGCGCCGCGTGCTCGCGTCGCGCGCGGAGGAGGGCGCCGAGGCATGGCAGTGCTAGGGCTTccgccgcggtggcggcggagaCGAGTGACTCTGGCCCGGCCAAGTTCTCCGTGAGGATCCCCGTCGGCGACCGCGAG ATACTGGTTGAGACGGGCCACATTGGGAGGCAAGCGAGTGCTTCCGTAATGGTCACGGATGGCGAAACA ATTCTCTACTGTTCTGTTTGTCTGTCTGATACTCCAAACGACCCTGCTGATTTTTTCCCTCTATCGGTTCACTATCAAGAACGCCTTTCAGCTGCTGGAAGAACTAG CGGTGGTTTCTTTAAACGAGAAGGGAAGGCAAAAGACCATGAG GTTTTAGTATGCAGATTGATAGACAGGCCCCTACGACCTACCATGCCCAAGGGCTTCTACCATGAAACTCAGATTCTATCCTGG GTTTTCAGTTATGATGGTATTCACTCCCCGGATTGCTTGGCTATCACAGCTGCTGGTATAGCCGT GGCTCTCTCTGAAATTCCAAATAAAGAAACAATTGCTGGAGTAAGAATCGGCCTGATCAACGACCAGTTTGTTATTAACCCAACTACTGAACAAATGGAGAGGTCCGAGTTGGATTTGATGATGGCTGGGACTGATAGTGCCATATTGATGATTGAG GGCTACTGTGATTTTTTGACTGAGGCGAAGCTGCTTCAAGCTGTGGAAACTGGGCAG GTGGCAATTCGGGAAATCTGCAAGGCAGTTGATGTTCTTGTCCAGAACTGTGGAAAGAAGAAAATGGTTGATGCTATCGATTTACCACCTCCTGAACTCTACAGGCATGTTGAA GATATTTCTGGAGATGAGTTGGTGAAGGCattacaaataaaagaaaaaattccCAGAAGAAAAGCTCTTTCAACATTGGAGGAGAAAGTTATAACAATACTTTCTGAACAGGGGTATGTTTCCAAAGATGGCTCATCAGTAGCCACTGAAAGTTTGGctgatattgttgaggatgaagatgaggatgaaGTTATAGTGGATGGTGAAGTAGATGAAGGTGATGTTCACATCAAGCCGGTTTCAAGGAAGCCCCCCCGTCAG CTGTTCTCAGAAGTTGATGTCAAGCTAGTCTTCAAGGAAGTTTCATCTAAATTTTTACGAAGGCGCATCGTAGAG GGCGGAAAACGAAGCGATGGGCGGAGTCCTTGGGAACTTCGACCAATTAATTCTCAATGTGGATTACTTCCACGAGCACATGGTAGTGCTCTGTTCACGAGGGGAGAAACACAG TCACTGGCTGTGGTCACTTTAGGTGACTATCAGATGGCTCAAAGAATTGACAACCTTGTTGACACTGAGGAATCAAAAAGTTTCTATCTTCAG TACTCATTTCCTCCATCATGTGTTGGTGAAGTTGGTCGAATTGGAGCACCTAGTAGGAGAGAGATAGGACATGGGATGCTTGCAGAAAGGTCACTGGAGCAGATTTTACCCCCTGAAGAGGATTTTCCTTACACTATTCGTGTCGAGAGTACTATCACCGAAAGTAATGGCTCGTCCAG CATGGCTTCTGTTTGTGGAGGTTGTTTAGcacttcaagatgctggggttCCTATAAAGTTTCCGGTTGCTGGAATCGCAATGGGCTTGGTTCTTGATACACAGGAGTTTGGCGGAGATGGCAGCCCACTTATACTTTCTGATATTACTGGAGCTGAAGACGCTTCTGGTGACATGGATTTGAAG GTTGCTGGTAATGAAAATGGTATAACTGCATTCCAGATGGACATCAAG GTAGTAGGGATAACTCTACCTGTGATGGAACAAGCACTCCTTCAAGCTAGGGACGGTAGACAGCATATTCTGA ATGAAATGTCAAAATGTTCACCTCTACCATCAAAAGCACTATCTCCACATGCTCCCTTAATTCACGTTATGAAG GTCAAACCTAGCAAGGTGAATTTAATAATTGGTTCTGGTGGAAAGACAATAAAAAGCATAATTGAGGAGACTGGAGTAGATGCTATCGATACTGGAGATGATGGCACG GTAAAAATTACCGCAAGGGACTTATCAAGCTTAGAGAAGTCAAAAACTATAATAGCTAATCTTACCATGGTTCCAAAAGTCGGAGAAATTTACAG GAACTGTGAGATCAAATCAATTGCCCCATACGGTGCTTTTGTTGAAATTGCTCCAGGGCGTGAG GGTTTATGCCATATCAGTGAGCTAAGTTCAAGTTGGTTGGCCAAGGCTGAGGAT GCTTATAAAGTCGGTGATCGCATTGACGTCAAGCTGATTGAG ATAAATGACAAGGGTCAACTTCGGTTAAGTTGTCGAGCTTTGCTTCCTGATGCGAATCCAGAATCCAACAGCAAACAGCAAACAAGCGGTTCTACAAAAGAAAAGGCCCCGCAAAAGGATGATCTTATCAAGATGACAACAAGGAGACCCAGGCGTAAGAAACAGTCTGAGTCTGAGGCGTCTGCAGCTGAAAATGCCACAACGACGACTCTTGAAAAGAGCACCGCTGCTCCAGCTAGTTCACAAGGCAGTGAAACTGCAAAGAAATAG